A single window of Arvicanthis niloticus isolate mArvNil1 chromosome 20, mArvNil1.pat.X, whole genome shotgun sequence DNA harbors:
- the Tcp11 gene encoding T-complex protein 11 homolog isoform X2 has translation MPDVKERAARKEPGAADSASRESRGGNTRESASSAQGHRSRMMERAHDSSKLDCHLEERKLSSSSLEGKGKDTMPSDFWDHLKEQLSAVPPDFSCALELLKEIKEILLSLLLPRQSRLRNEIEEALDMDFLHQQADRGDLNVSYLSKYILNMMVLLCAPVRDEAVQRLENISDPVRLLRGIFQVLGQMKMDMVNYTIQSLQPQLQEHSIQFERAQFQERLNKEPGLLNHTTKWLTQAATQLIAPSTSCSDIQDSSSSDDPSPSDVAVPEPLSPAMVLSQGFLNLLTWDPSNEEFPETLVADRTRLQELESQQNQLTILASVLLVASSFSGSVLFSSPQFVDKLKRITKSLVEDFNSRPEEVMQTVSEQVTQEIHQSLKSMGLEALSSENTVSLVGQLQNIAKKENCVRSVIDQRIHLFLKCCFVLGVQRSLLDLPGGLTLIEAELAELGQKFVTLTHHNQQVFAPYYTEILKTLISPAQALTTKVGSL, from the exons aTGCCAGACGTGAAGGAGAGGGCGGCCCGGAAGGAGCCCGGCGCGGCAGACAGCGCCTCCCGTGAATCCCGCGGGGGAAACACCCGGGAGAGCGCGAGCAGCGCCCAGGGGCACCGATCGC GTATGATGGAGAGAGCCCATGACTCTTCCAAGCTTGATTGCCATTTGGAAGAAAGGAAGTTATCTTCAAGCAG CCTGGAAGGCAAGGGCAAGGACACCATGCCCAGCGACTTCTGGGACCATCTAAAAGAGCAGCTGTCAGCTGTGCCCCCCGACTTCAGCTGTGCTCTTGAGCTTCTGAAGGAGATCAAAGAG ATTCTCTTGTCCCTGCTGCTACCACGGCAGAGCCGCCTGAGGAACGAGATCGAGGAAGCGCTGGACATGGACTTCCTCCATCAGCAAGCTGACCGTGGGGACTTGAATGTCTCCTACCTCTCCAAGTACATCCTCAACATGATGGTCTTGCTGTGTGCGCCAGTCCGCGACGAAGCTGTCCAGAGACTTGAGAACATTTCAGATCCTGTCCGGCTGCTGAG GGGGATCTTTCAAGTCCTGGGACAGATGAAAATGGACATGGTGAACTACACCATCCAGAGCCTCCAGCCCCAGCTGCAGGAACACTCCATCCAGTTTGAGCGGGCTCAGTTCCAGGAGCGCCTCAACAAAGAGCCCG GCCTCCTCAACCACACCACGAAGTGGCTCACGCAGGCGGCCACGCAGCTCATCGCGCCTTCCACCAGTTGCTCCGACATACAGGACTCCTCCAGCTCAGATGACCCATCTCCCAGTGATGTCGCTGTCCCAGAGCCTCTCAGCCCAGCCATGGTGCTGTCTCAGGGATTCCTGAACCTTCTCACCTGGGACCCTTCAAATGAAGAGTTTCCTGAg ACGCTGGTGGCGGACAGAACCCGGCTGcaggagctggagtcacagcagAACCAGCTGACCATCCTTGCCTCCGTCTTGCTGGTGGCCAGCAGCTTCTCTGGCAGCGTTCTGTTCAGCTCCCCCCAGTTTGTGGATAAGCTGAAACGAATCACTAAGTCCCTGGTGGAGGATTTCAACTCCAG GCCGGAGGAAGTGATGCAGACTGTGAGTGAGCAGGTGACCCAGGAAATCCACCAGAGTCTCAAGAGTATGGGCCTGGAAGCTCTGAGCAGCGAGAATACGGTGTCCCTAGTGGGACAGCTCCAGAACATTGCCAAAAAGGAGAACTGCGTCCGCAGTGTCATTG ACCAGCGGATTCACTTGTTCCTCAAGTGCTGCTTTGTCCTGGGTGTGCAGCGATCTCTCTTGGACCTTCCTGGGGGCCTCACTCTGATTGAAGCGGAACTGGCCGAACTGGGCCAGAAGTTTGTCACCCTGACACATCACAACCAGCAGGTGTTTGCCCCATATTACACCGAGATCCTAAAAACCCTCATCTCCCCGGCCCAGGCCCTGACCACCAAAGTCGGGTCTCTCTGA
- the Tcp11 gene encoding T-complex protein 11 homolog isoform X1, with protein MPDVKERAARKEPGAADSASRESRGGNTRESASSAQGHRSRRFNRRPSTAALTPGSAQGRGVQTAPRGPVGHGGLRTGLTSRCPQPSARAKLPPVTRGAPLPPSPGKGHFGGTPSSHRLGMMERAHDSSKLDCHLEERKLSSSSLEGKGKDTMPSDFWDHLKEQLSAVPPDFSCALELLKEIKEILLSLLLPRQSRLRNEIEEALDMDFLHQQADRGDLNVSYLSKYILNMMVLLCAPVRDEAVQRLENISDPVRLLRGIFQVLGQMKMDMVNYTIQSLQPQLQEHSIQFERAQFQERLNKEPGLLNHTTKWLTQAATQLIAPSTSCSDIQDSSSSDDPSPSDVAVPEPLSPAMVLSQGFLNLLTWDPSNEEFPETLVADRTRLQELESQQNQLTILASVLLVASSFSGSVLFSSPQFVDKLKRITKSLVEDFNSRPEEVMQTVSEQVTQEIHQSLKSMGLEALSSENTVSLVGQLQNIAKKENCVRSVIDQRIHLFLKCCFVLGVQRSLLDLPGGLTLIEAELAELGQKFVTLTHHNQQVFAPYYTEILKTLISPAQALTTKVGSL; from the exons aTGCCAGACGTGAAGGAGAGGGCGGCCCGGAAGGAGCCCGGCGCGGCAGACAGCGCCTCCCGTGAATCCCGCGGGGGAAACACCCGGGAGAGCGCGAGCAGCGCCCAGGGGCACCGATCGCGTAGGTTCAACCGTCGCCCGAGCACGGCCGCCCTCACCCCAGGGTCCGCGCAGGGGCGCGGGGTACAGACGGCGCCACGAGGTCCCGTGGGCCACGGAGGACTGCGGACCGGCCTGACCTCCCGGTGTCCCCAGCCCTCCGCCCGAGCGAAGCTCCCCCCGGTCACGCGTGGGGCACCGCTTCCACCATCCCCGGGAAAGGGCCACTTCGGCGGGACCCCGAGCTCGCACAGGCTAG GTATGATGGAGAGAGCCCATGACTCTTCCAAGCTTGATTGCCATTTGGAAGAAAGGAAGTTATCTTCAAGCAG CCTGGAAGGCAAGGGCAAGGACACCATGCCCAGCGACTTCTGGGACCATCTAAAAGAGCAGCTGTCAGCTGTGCCCCCCGACTTCAGCTGTGCTCTTGAGCTTCTGAAGGAGATCAAAGAG ATTCTCTTGTCCCTGCTGCTACCACGGCAGAGCCGCCTGAGGAACGAGATCGAGGAAGCGCTGGACATGGACTTCCTCCATCAGCAAGCTGACCGTGGGGACTTGAATGTCTCCTACCTCTCCAAGTACATCCTCAACATGATGGTCTTGCTGTGTGCGCCAGTCCGCGACGAAGCTGTCCAGAGACTTGAGAACATTTCAGATCCTGTCCGGCTGCTGAG GGGGATCTTTCAAGTCCTGGGACAGATGAAAATGGACATGGTGAACTACACCATCCAGAGCCTCCAGCCCCAGCTGCAGGAACACTCCATCCAGTTTGAGCGGGCTCAGTTCCAGGAGCGCCTCAACAAAGAGCCCG GCCTCCTCAACCACACCACGAAGTGGCTCACGCAGGCGGCCACGCAGCTCATCGCGCCTTCCACCAGTTGCTCCGACATACAGGACTCCTCCAGCTCAGATGACCCATCTCCCAGTGATGTCGCTGTCCCAGAGCCTCTCAGCCCAGCCATGGTGCTGTCTCAGGGATTCCTGAACCTTCTCACCTGGGACCCTTCAAATGAAGAGTTTCCTGAg ACGCTGGTGGCGGACAGAACCCGGCTGcaggagctggagtcacagcagAACCAGCTGACCATCCTTGCCTCCGTCTTGCTGGTGGCCAGCAGCTTCTCTGGCAGCGTTCTGTTCAGCTCCCCCCAGTTTGTGGATAAGCTGAAACGAATCACTAAGTCCCTGGTGGAGGATTTCAACTCCAG GCCGGAGGAAGTGATGCAGACTGTGAGTGAGCAGGTGACCCAGGAAATCCACCAGAGTCTCAAGAGTATGGGCCTGGAAGCTCTGAGCAGCGAGAATACGGTGTCCCTAGTGGGACAGCTCCAGAACATTGCCAAAAAGGAGAACTGCGTCCGCAGTGTCATTG ACCAGCGGATTCACTTGTTCCTCAAGTGCTGCTTTGTCCTGGGTGTGCAGCGATCTCTCTTGGACCTTCCTGGGGGCCTCACTCTGATTGAAGCGGAACTGGCCGAACTGGGCCAGAAGTTTGTCACCCTGACACATCACAACCAGCAGGTGTTTGCCCCATATTACACCGAGATCCTAAAAACCCTCATCTCCCCGGCCCAGGCCCTGACCACCAAAGTCGGGTCTCTCTGA